The Carassius gibelio isolate Cgi1373 ecotype wild population from Czech Republic chromosome B5, carGib1.2-hapl.c, whole genome shotgun sequence genome segment ACAGTTTCAAGCTGCAGAGCAGATGAGCCTGTGTGGTCGTTAGTTTCCAGTCAGCTTCCCATGGACGTGGATCTGCTTGACACTTGTAAACTATGGGCCTTTGAGCTGCTGGTCTTCAATGGGAAGTTAAATTTGTGAATCGCTCCCACACCCCATGTCTAAACAGCGAGCTCTGGATTGATCGTTGCTAAATATATCTGGTTAAGAAGTTATGCAGTGTTTGGGTGCAAGGGACAAGAGGATCAACAAACTATTTAAAGATATACACAAATCCAAACAAGACGTCAGTGCTTGAAAAGCGGTTGATTAAAGCACATACAACATCACTGAGTATTTTAACACATACTAAATgagaaaatgataaattattacaattaatattttttttttaaattaatttatatacttgaaTACCCATATTCTTTGCGCAACAACATCATACAGTATCATATACTGTGAATAGTGTATGTAGTCATATGTACAGTATTTCTATACAAAAtcacctaaataataataaaaacaaataaattaatcaataaataagCTTTATAATTATTCAAAGCAGCAGAACACATTTTGTACTTCAACAAGAGTAAAGTTAACATCAAAGTCAGTAATGCAAAGTATTCATCAGGCATGGGAATAATCCTGGAAGATATTATCAGGTTGAAAAGTCTTGTGAAGGATATCTGTGGGTGGCATGACCTTGCAAAACAGTTTCCATTCATCCTCCTGCCCTAACGGCGATAAGGGTCCAAAAGGAGAAGAAGAATGATGGAAGACTGCAGGAGAAGAGCAATGGGGAGTAAATGATGTGTCTTCGCTTTAGGGTAAACTGGGGTCAAAAAGTAGATATGATATACAACTGCCAACTGGCTTCTCATTCCCAGGAATCAGCTTGGAATTGTCTTTGGTCCACACACACATGTTTTTCAGTCCTGACACCTTCTTATCAAAGCTGTGCTTCGGGGTGGAAGCGCAGCTCGCACGGCATGTGGAGCGGGTGGGGTTGAGCCCCCAGTATCCCCCTTGTTGATGCCGTCTGTCGCTAATACAGACTAAGATCTACAGCATGCATCCTTTGTCAACTGTCCCATTCTCACAACTCTGCAGTGACATGCTGATTAGTGAATGAATTCCATGGTCAAATGCGGACAAGGTTTCAGTAGGAAGAAATGTTACTGTAGAAAAGATAATTGGCCCAAGAAAATGCTATATATCAAAACAGCTTAATTGCTTTGAGACATTTCAGAAGTTCATACTGTCCTTTTCTGATGGCTCTCTTTTATGATCATCTGTTTATTGCTTAGGTTTTGCACTGAAataatgggttttattcattaataattgCATGGATTGTTTTTTATACACACAGGAGAATGCCGTTGCATAACACGTACATATGCACATGACATTCTTCTTGTACTCCATCTAATTTTTATACTAATTTACACAGAACATGGCCAAACCATCAACAGCTTTCTGCACAACCTGTCCATTAAAAACTCAAATCCAGTTCAAATATAATAGACACCTTTGTATAGACCCAGATTACAAACCTCTCATTAGTCAGCTGTACATAAGtacagatgtttttttgttgttgttgttaagaaAAACCTTGAAACTTAATGTACTTTTCTTACTTTTTACTCTATATGATGGAacctattaaaatacattttaaattaaaattgtatcaATGCTGGTGTGTTGTTTTAGTTGTTCCCAATGTTTTCATTAAATCACCAAGAATTTAATCACAAAATGCAAAGCTGAATAATGATTTGTCCTTAAAAAAACTGTATGCAGATTTCACACACAAATTTGTATATGACTGGTTAATGAATGAAACCCATTGTCGTAAGACTGCGGATATCCAGAGAAAGAGTTGTTCTCAGGCACATTCGAAAGTCCAGCCTGGTCCATTCTGGTTTGTCTTACCCCTCGTTTACAAGACTTTTCTGATAAACACTTTACTTCAACTTGGACAGTTCATATCAAATGCATTCTGTTAGGCAGGAAGCTGCATATTGACTTGGCAGAGTCACGACAGATACGATACTGAGCTTTGTGGAAACTGGGAACAGGCCGTTTCACAGGCTTCTTGTCTCTGTAATGTCACTGGACTGACCCTGTGGTGCTTGAGTTCGCTGCCATCTTTACGAAACACCCACTTAGCGAGGACTCTGCTGACGCAAACGATATGGCCAAGTATGTAACGAGTTGGAGTTGATACAATCTCTGACTTAAACTTCAGTCTTTACTGATAAGATATCCCGGCTGATCTTGAGGCGTGTCAGTGGTTCAATTATTGTCTTATGTTCCACCCAATCCTTGTTCAGCAGGGATGAAATGGTCACCGTTCCCACTAAATGCTGCATTGTGGCCCCTCGTCACGTGGCTCCAGAATTGGCTGATTCCACAACTGATTACATGACTCCTGCTAACGCTGTTAAGGTTGGGAGTAAGAGCTCATCCACTGCCATTTGGAAGAAACTTGGAATGTTAGTCGTAGACAATGACTGCCTTTTAGTCTCTTTCCAATCCAAACTCTAAGCTTGTGGCCCAGATTCACCCCACTTCTCCATGTCCATTAAATACTATCTGCATCCACACTTCGCTACCACCATACCTTCATATTTATACTGATATGTCACCACACCTGCATCATCTAGGTAGAGCAAGGAGATGGGATCCAGTTCAGTGGGAACGCAACAAGCCCTGGATACTCTTTGTGGACTTTTCAGACTGACCAAAGTTTGCACAATGGCATGTTTAGTAGGTGTAACGTGTTTGGTCAAAGGGTACATGCACGTCCCCGTACACTCGAAGGCTTCATAACCGGAGGGCGCTAGGATCCAGCTGTCCCAGCCGATGTCTTTGAAGTCCACATAGAGAGAGGTCTTTTTACACTGGTTGCCTTTGGCATTGCGTCGGATTCTAGATGCCGTGTCATAGATGAGGTTGGAGCGCATCTGTAGGAGAGCCTCCTCGTTctgctcctcttcctcattcCCATCTTTTCGTCCCATAACTCCCAGGTTGTCCCAGATACCAGTCAGTTCTAGGTCAAGGTTGTCTTGAACACCAGGCCCAGTGGTCTCATGCTGGATCAGCTCATTGAGCTCTCGTTGGTCTCCGCGGTGGTCTATGCTCTGGTCATCAGAGAAGACGATCATTAAGGGTTTGTGTTTGTCCTCGGGGCTGGTGTCAATGTCCATGTTCCCTCCTCTGGCGGTGCCATCCTCCTTACCTTCAGTTGCTGTCAAACTCTGAGAGTTCAAACTGGCTATGTGGACCTCCAGTTTGTGGGTGGTGCCATAGTCTGATTTCCTCCAAAGGTGCACCGCAGCGGTCATGTCAAAGGATTCCCACCCGCTATCTGTACCGTAAACCTGTCGAGATGCCAACTCCACTAGTTCTGTTTCTTCCTCTTGCGTGGTTTGATTCCCTCCATCAACATTGTCCACACCTATTTGCTGACTGCTGTTCGTTTCAATCTGTTTGACCTCATATATGGTCACTTTTCTGTCAACACCAGTGTATTTGTTGCGGTCAGTCTGGACCAAAGTGTACAGTCGGAGCTCAGCTGCGGTGACTCTCTCGTGATTTGGGATAGACACATTGAAGATAAGTGGGTGTCGTCTCACCCCACTAGGTCCCACATTGTATGGGGAAgcgtctgaaaaaaaaataggaatTCAAATTCTCATGTTGTCATTATAAATCTACCATAAATATGACTCAAAGATATgtctaataatattacaataaaatgtaaaaaatatattatatgtgtttatgtatgtgtgtataaaatgaaagtaacaaggtgaaaataattcaaattgaCAAATTGTCAATGTTTGAATGCATTTCTAGACAATGTGAAGATTTTTAACTTtcacaacacaatgaaaatgcattttaaaatttattttaattattcatatagtTCTGCAGAGATATTTGCATCAAAGTGCTATGATGTATAATGAACAAAAAGCCAACTATTATTGCCTATTATTGGTGATACAATTTTTGAGACTTAGCACATATCAGTGCTATTTTGTTGGCTTTCATAGcttttattgtcctcatttgtaagtcactttggataaaagcgtctgctaaaggacatttaatgtaaatgtattatattgtCTTGATTAATTGCATATAATTTAGCAAGCACAAGtattacattttaatcaaaaagCAAATAGCCTAGT includes the following:
- the LOC127957072 gene encoding bone morphogenetic protein 10 yields the protein MGLSRNYFWITCSSSTCVLLALSLLFWGPFCAQSSPIGSPERLRTAPGLDDGHGGVLDPSLLEQDSDVDMQSLLETLKGQFLRTFNLTRPGPPVHPGATRIEPPEYMLELYNRYANDRTAMPSANIVRSFKNEDASPYNVGPSGVRRHPLIFNVSIPNHERVTAAELRLYTLVQTDRNKYTGVDRKVTIYEVKQIETNSSQQIGVDNVDGGNQTTQEEETELVELASRQVYGTDSGWESFDMTAAVHLWRKSDYGTTHKLEVHIASLNSQSLTATEGKEDGTARGGNMDIDTSPEDKHKPLMIVFSDDQSIDHRGDQRELNELIQHETTGPGVQDNLDLELTGIWDNLGVMGRKDGNEEEEQNEEALLQMRSNLIYDTASRIRRNAKGNQCKKTSLYVDFKDIGWDSWILAPSGYEAFECTGTCMYPLTKHVTPTKHAIVQTLVSLKSPQRVSRACCVPTELDPISLLYLDDAGVVTYQYKYEGMVVAKCGCR